The genomic window TAATCGATGACAGAATTAAGCAACTAATTCTAATCACACCAATCTCAGCAGCTGGTATAAAAATGAAACCTCATGCCCAAAATGAGTTAATAAACGCAATGAAAGAGAATAAAAATAAAATAGAAGAAATTGTAGAAGCTGCAAGTAAAAGATACAGCAAAACTTGGTTTGATTATAGAGTAAAAATGGCATATGAAGCCTCAACGGTAGAAGCCAGAGTTGGATATATGACCATGTATCTTACAACTGATTTTATAGATGAAGTAAAAGATATAAAGATTCCTATTAAAATCATGACAGGGAAACATGACTTTGCTGTGTTCAATAAACTACATATTAAAAAACTTTTTGAACCTTATTATAATGATTTTGAGATTATAGAGTGTATGGAAGCTGGACACTATCCGATGATTGAGTGTCCTGTTTATTTTGCCACTGAGGTTGAGAGATTTTGTAAATAGATTTGTCTTCAAAAAAAAGAAAACTTATAAAACTATTTTGAATACCTTTTTAATGTCTTAATAGCTAATTCTGAATCAGCGAAAACTGTTTTATAAGATTTCTTATAAATATATTCATTTAAATTTAATACATCACTTTCATTTATATTATCTTTCAAATTATTATATGTATCTGAATCATTAATCATGTAAGCATAACTTGGAGAAAGAGGAAAATATAAATCCATATGTTCTGGGGCTGTTCCTTTTTTTAATTCATTTAATGATGAGTGAATATTAATTACAGGAGAATCACTTGTTATAAATTTTAAATTTGTATTATTAACTATAAATATATGATTATTTTTCTTATGATTTTGATATAAACTATGCCCTAAATTAATTCCAAACATATAAGCAATAAACCACCAGTTTTTTTCCCATAAATCATATAATCTGTCATCTTTGGCTAAAGCAAATAAGATTTTTTCTTTAAAAGCCTTTGTTCTACTTAATTGATGTCCTATAAAATATAAAAAAGCTATCATTTTTTTATCTTCATGAAGTACTTGAGAATTTCCTTCTATTAATTCTGATATTACTTTTAATGCTAAATTCTCAATTATTGAATATGTATTTTCTAAAGTATTTGATTTAATTGTATTCACCAACTGATTTTGTTCATTTTGGTAAAATTTATTGATTTTATAATTTTCAATATCTAATAAATTTTTAAAATAATTTAACTGTCGTAAATGTATATTTTGTAAATTGATAGATGAATATGAAGAAAGCTTTTTAATAAAAAATATATCTTTTTCATTTAATGAATTTATTTTATAAAAATCAATATCTTTTGCAAGTCCTTTAACACTATCACAAGAAATTTTGCCTTTTTTTGATATATAAAACACTTTATTATCTTCAAACGACCAACTTTTAAGATAATAACTCCAAACATAATGATGATTTCTTTTTATTTGTTCAAACTTTTCCATGAATACTAGTATATAACATTTGTAATTAGAATAATAAATTTTTAGCTTTTAATTATTACCCTTTTCTATATCGAATAATCTGTCCATTAAAAGGTTCATCCAAATACTCTTCCGTATCCAAAGGTTCACTTTGACTATGTTCATATCCTAAAGCAACCATCATTTTAGAAAACTTAGCGTGATTTCCTCTTCCTGGGTCTACTATTATTATCTCACAAGTTTCATTTGTGTGTTCATTTAAAAATCTACTTAAATTTTCTAAGTGAAACTGTTCATATAAAATATCACTTGCAATTATTAAATCAAATTTTCCTAGAGTATCATCACTATTTGCCCAATTTGCACACTCAAAAGGGATTATTTTTCCATAATTTATTCTTGTGTTTTCACTTAAGAACTTTTTTACTTCTGGATTAAAATCTGTTGTAGTTATATTTGCATTTCTGTGATTTAAAACTAAACTTGAAAGGGCTATTCCACACCCTACTTCTAGGATTCTTTTATCTTTGATATTATAGTTATTCATTAAAGTTGCTAGGATTCTAGCTGAGGGCCAAATCACACCAAACAAAGACCAATTTGCAGAAGAAATTCCAGCAGTTGGGTTTAAATCACATTTTTCATCGTATTGTTGTTTATCTTTTAGTGTTTTGACATGTATGTCAATGTTATCAAACTCTATTGTTTGATATATGTATCGTAGTTTTGGCATAAGAACCTTTCAAGGTTCAGTATACCCTTTTATTTACTAGTATCTATATTATTGGAAGTTTTCTTATAGAATCTCTTGAACACGACCAACTTGTCCATCTTGAAGTCTTACTTTTATTCCATGTGGATGAGTTGGTGAATTTGTTAAAATATCTTTTACAATACCTTGTGTTAATTTTCCACTTCTTTGATCTTCTTTTAAAACAATATTTACTTTTAAACCTTGTTTTACATTAAATCTTTTTTTACCATCCATTAATTTTCTTCTGTTTTATAATTTATAACATCTTTTGCAAAATCAACATGATAAAAAAACATCATTTTGTAGAATAAATCAACTTTTGTTTTTTTCTCTACACTTGTATCTAAAATAGAAAATGAAAACATTTTTGGTTCATCAACTTTTTTTGGAGTAACTGTAATTATAAGAGGTTTTAAAGTTCTCATCATATTCATAGTCTCTTTGTAATCTTTTGGAGCTAAACCATTTAGCATATCTCCATCTTTTTCTTCTTTTCTCATAGCTGAAAATAGATTATTAATACTTTCTTTAAATAGTTGTTTATTCCAATTTAATTTACCTTTTGAGAAGTGAAATACACAACTTTTATTTAATAAGGCATGGGGTTTTTCCGTTTTTATATCTTCTATCATTTGAAGAAAAAAATTAACTCCACCTAAATTTGTTGCAAGTTCCATTGCTTTTGAATGTAATTGTTTTTTTTGTTCTTCATCTAATTGATTAAAATTCATAATTCTCCGATTAATTTACTTTTTGCAAGTATAGCTAAATAATCATTTACTATTTACCCTCAAACTCTTTTTCATTTGTATGCTCTACAACTTTTTCTGCAATTTCACTTACTTCACGTGCTACTTTGTTTGCTTCTTCAGCTGATGCAGCATTTTGTTGAGTTACTCTATCAAGATTATTAACCGTATCATTTATTTGCTCCATCGCACTAAACTGTTCTTTTGATGCTGTTGATACTTCTTTTATTAAAGATAAAGTATTATGAATATTATTATTTAATTTTTCATATCCTTTTATCATCTCTGTTGAGATATTTTTTCCTTCGTTTGCTTTATTAGTAGCATTTACAACTAAATCTTTTATCTCTTTTGCAGCATCAGCACTTCTTGATGCTAAATTTCGCACTTCAGCAGCAACTACAGCAAATCCTTTTCCAGCTTCTCCTGCAGTTGCTGCTTCAACGGCTGCATTTAGTGAAAGAATATTTGTTTGAAAGGCAATTTGATCAATAATTGTAATCGAATCAGCAATTGCATTTGTTTGAGTATTTATCTCATCCATTGATAATGCTGTTCTTGAAGCTAAATCTTGACCAATTGCTACTGAACTTGAAACTTCATTTGCGAAAGAAGTCATTTTTACAATATTTTGAGAACTATTTTGCATATTTGATGTTATTTCTTCAATTGCAGCTGCTGTTTCTTCAAGTGATGCAGCTTGAGTATTTGCAGAAGATGTGAGTTTTTCAACATTTAAAGATAAATTTTCAGCATTAGATGATAAAACTAAACCCATTTCTTTATTTTCTACTAACATAGATGTTATTGAAACACCTAAATTATTTATGTCTTTGCATAAATCTTTTAAATCTCCATCTAATGCTGATATATCTATTTTTGTTCGATAATCATAATTTGTATACAAAGACAAAGTTTTCATGGCTTTATTAATATTTAACTCTGTTGCTTCTAACATTTGATTAATTACATTTTTCAATTCATTTAAAGATGGATTTTTTGTTTCACCTTTTATTCTTGCATTTAATAAACCTTTTTTTGCTTCATTTGCGCATGTTATTGCACTTTCAACAACTAATCTATCTTTTTGAAGTGAATCATTAATATCTAAAATATTTCTATTTACCTCTTTTGCCATAATACCTAATTCATCTTTTGAGTCAATTTCAATTAACTTTGATTCATTTGTCTCTTGATTTAAGTATTTAAAGAATTCAATTAATCCACTTTGGAATCTTTGTAATGGCTCTTTTATTGAATTTGTAATGGCAAGAATTACAAAAAATAGAATAATTAAAACAACTATAACAAGAGTGTACAATGTATATGTTGTTGAATTAATTTTTTCTAATGCAGAAAGATAACTTGATTTATTTTCTTCATTGGCGGTTTTATTTATTGCATTTAATTTTTCATTTATTTTCAAAAACATCTCATCTGTTATAAATAACATAGGTGTGGCCATTCCTAAATCAACACTTAACATATCAACGGCATCTTTTATTGCTAAGTTATATTCAATTAATTCTTTATTAACAGATTCTATACTTTTTTTATTTTCTTCTGTTAAATATGGTGCTTTTAAGAAATTTTCCATCTCTTTGACAATACTAATTCTTAATTTTTCTAAAAGAGCTAATTGCTCATCAATCATAAATTGTTCATATTTACCAGTTGAATAACTGAAGGTTTTATATAAAATTGAATTATACAAATTTACATCACTCAGTAATTTACTACTTGTCTTGTACAATTCAAATTTTACTTGCACTATTTCATTTA from Arcobacter venerupis includes these protein-coding regions:
- a CDS encoding alpha/beta fold hydrolase, translated to MTILGHKIVGSGKKYILVLHELMGDHTNFDPILPYIDATNFTYIFADHRGYGLSKNICGEYTCEEAANDVKNLITKLNLKEVNLLAHSMSTMIAQKVALIDDRIKQLILITPISAAGIKMKPHAQNELINAMKENKNKIEEIVEAASKRYSKTWFDYRVKMAYEASTVEARVGYMTMYLTTDFIDEVKDIKIPIKIMTGKHDFAVFNKLHIKKLFEPYYNDFEIIECMEAGHYPMIECPVYFATEVERFCK
- a CDS encoding DUF4238 domain-containing protein; amino-acid sequence: MEKFEQIKRNHHYVWSYYLKSWSFEDNKVFYISKKGKISCDSVKGLAKDIDFYKINSLNEKDIFFIKKLSSYSSINLQNIHLRQLNYFKNLLDIENYKINKFYQNEQNQLVNTIKSNTLENTYSIIENLALKVISELIEGNSQVLHEDKKMIAFLYFIGHQLSRTKAFKEKILFALAKDDRLYDLWEKNWWFIAYMFGINLGHSLYQNHKKNNHIFIVNNTNLKFITSDSPVINIHSSLNELKKGTAPEHMDLYFPLSPSYAYMINDSDTYNNLKDNINESDVLNLNEYIYKKSYKTVFADSELAIKTLKRYSK
- a CDS encoding class I SAM-dependent methyltransferase, translated to MPKLRYIYQTIEFDNIDIHVKTLKDKQQYDEKCDLNPTAGISSANWSLFGVIWPSARILATLMNNYNIKDKRILEVGCGIALSSLVLNHRNANITTTDFNPEVKKFLSENTRINYGKIIPFECANWANSDDTLGKFDLIIASDILYEQFHLENLSRFLNEHTNETCEIIIVDPGRGNHAKFSKMMVALGYEHSQSEPLDTEEYLDEPFNGQIIRYRKG
- a CDS encoding YwbE family protein, which codes for MDGKKRFNVKQGLKVNIVLKEDQRSGKLTQGIVKDILTNSPTHPHGIKVRLQDGQVGRVQEIL
- a CDS encoding methyl-accepting chemotaxis protein, which translates into the protein MFGIKNMKIGKKIIIAPAIAVLFLLILALFSNNALKSDKSTLNEIVQVKFELYKTSSKLLSDVNLYNSILYKTFSYSTGKYEQFMIDEQLALLEKLRISIVKEMENFLKAPYLTEENKKSIESVNKELIEYNLAIKDAVDMLSVDLGMATPMLFITDEMFLKINEKLNAINKTANEENKSSYLSALEKINSTTYTLYTLVIVVLIILFFVILAITNSIKEPLQRFQSGLIEFFKYLNQETNESKLIEIDSKDELGIMAKEVNRNILDINDSLQKDRLVVESAITCANEAKKGLLNARIKGETKNPSLNELKNVINQMLEATELNINKAMKTLSLYTNYDYRTKIDISALDGDLKDLCKDINNLGVSITSMLVENKEMGLVLSSNAENLSLNVEKLTSSANTQAASLEETAAAIEEITSNMQNSSQNIVKMTSFANEVSSSVAIGQDLASRTALSMDEINTQTNAIADSITIIDQIAFQTNILSLNAAVEAATAGEAGKGFAVVAAEVRNLASRSADAAKEIKDLVVNATNKANEGKNISTEMIKGYEKLNNNIHNTLSLIKEVSTASKEQFSAMEQINDTVNNLDRVTQQNAASAEEANKVAREVSEIAEKVVEHTNEKEFEGK